One segment of Thermosynechococcus sp. HN-54 DNA contains the following:
- a CDS encoding MlaD family protein: MMQSRRVQESLVGLVILAGLATLGVGLLWLRGNLAGANSYTLEVELDTAPGLAVGTQVRYRGVQVGRVTAIGFDANGVQVSVRINNVLIPRSAVPEIRHSGFIGQAFLDFTPKEQVPEIPEGVTAFAPKCQPNLIYCNGDRVTGVRTASLEDLVRAATRFTTALEESGIINNANTLILGATRTVNRADQSLTKVTTALDSFNALSNEARAELRNFGTASQAVTRAANQISEMVEVNRNTINSALRNIDGAARDLRTTLKALRPLTNQLEQGELLANLDALIKNGAEAAANLNKVSGTLSSPIIMLSIAQTLDAARATFINAQKLTNDLLKLTSDQSFQSDLRRLIQILRRLLASSQELEQQLLALHATSLGETQPLPPSTAPSPSVAATPPKEEEAAVTSDP, translated from the coding sequence ATGATGCAGTCACGGCGTGTGCAGGAAAGTTTGGTGGGTCTGGTGATCCTTGCCGGCTTGGCCACATTGGGGGTCGGCCTACTCTGGTTGCGGGGCAACCTTGCGGGTGCCAATAGCTATACCCTTGAAGTGGAATTGGACACAGCCCCCGGCTTAGCGGTGGGGACACAGGTGCGCTATCGCGGTGTCCAAGTGGGACGAGTTACGGCCATCGGTTTTGATGCCAATGGGGTGCAGGTGAGTGTGCGCATCAATAATGTGCTGATTCCGCGCAGTGCAGTGCCAGAGATTCGCCACTCAGGGTTTATCGGCCAAGCCTTCTTGGACTTTACGCCGAAGGAGCAGGTGCCAGAGATTCCAGAAGGGGTGACAGCCTTTGCTCCTAAGTGTCAGCCGAATCTCATCTACTGTAATGGCGATCGCGTGACTGGGGTACGCACTGCCAGCTTAGAGGATTTGGTGCGAGCGGCCACTCGTTTTACCACCGCCCTTGAGGAATCGGGGATTATCAATAACGCCAATACCCTTATTTTGGGCGCAACCCGCACCGTTAACCGTGCTGACCAATCGTTGACGAAGGTGACCACTGCCCTCGATAGCTTCAACGCCCTCAGTAATGAAGCCCGTGCTGAACTACGGAATTTTGGCACGGCCTCGCAAGCAGTGACCCGTGCGGCCAACCAGATCAGTGAAATGGTTGAGGTCAACCGCAACACGATTAACTCTGCCTTGCGCAACATTGATGGTGCTGCCCGAGATCTGAGAACCACGCTCAAGGCACTGCGCCCCCTGACAAATCAACTGGAGCAGGGGGAATTGCTGGCCAATTTGGATGCCCTCATTAAAAATGGTGCCGAAGCAGCGGCCAATCTCAATAAAGTCTCTGGGACGCTGAGTAGTCCTATCATTATGCTGTCGATCGCCCAAACCCTAGATGCCGCACGCGCGACATTCATCAACGCCCAAAAACTCACCAATGACCTACTGAAACTGACGAGCGATCAATCCTTTCAGTCCGATTTACGGCGCTTAATTCAAATCCTCAGGCGCCTGCTGGCTTCGAGCCAAGAGCTGGAGCAGCAATTATTGGCCCTCCATGCCACTTCCCTAGGAGAAACTCAGCCACTCCCCCCCAGCACCGCCCCCAGTCCAAGTGTGGCTGCAACGCCCCCCAAAGAAGAGGAAGCTGCCGTGACCAGTGATCCTTAG
- the nadB gene encoding L-aspartate oxidase, whose protein sequence is MTPATSEFDVLIIGSGAAGLSAALALPSTYRIGLITKTDLQQSASGWAQGGMAAAIDPTDSPLLHAQDTLAAGAGLCDPVSVQFLVEQAPAQVERLLAMGVAFDRAGDRPALTLEAAHSRPRVLHAADTTGQALITTLLRQVTAASHITLLPNSFVFDLWLESGQCCGVCLLRQGQLQWLRSGAVVLATGGGGQVFAQTTNPPLSTGDGVAMAWRAGAHIRDVEFFQFHPTALAVEGAPRFLISEAVRGEGAHLIDNTGHRFVVDYHPAGELAPRDIVSRAIYRHLQQSHAPHVWLDLRPIPRDRLHYRFPKIIAVCRQWGIDVEQQPIPVSPAAHYWMGGVVTDLQAKTSLPGLYAVGEVASTGVHGANRLASNSLLECFVFSAQLAHLYPQSLPLAVSPVGQQALEIEPVSFRQWRQDLRELLWQSAGICRDAPTLMAALSQVKEWRQELLAHPIAIAFGQLYPNHCYTLSNEATQATLWEWGELRNLLDIAYLILKSALFREESRGGHYRQDYPQPDPNWQMHTLIWGEHWQKAAIQGVQSKL, encoded by the coding sequence TTGACTCCCGCAACTTCTGAATTTGATGTCTTAATCATTGGCAGTGGTGCTGCGGGTCTCAGTGCTGCCCTTGCCCTTCCCTCTACCTATCGTATTGGCCTGATCACAAAAACTGACCTCCAGCAATCGGCGAGCGGCTGGGCCCAAGGAGGGATGGCTGCGGCCATCGATCCAACGGACTCTCCCCTGCTTCATGCCCAAGATACCCTCGCCGCCGGAGCAGGACTTTGCGATCCGGTCAGTGTTCAGTTTCTGGTCGAGCAGGCACCTGCCCAAGTTGAGCGTCTCTTGGCGATGGGGGTGGCCTTTGATCGGGCGGGCGATCGCCCGGCGCTAACCCTCGAAGCCGCCCATTCTCGTCCGCGTGTCCTCCATGCGGCTGATACCACCGGGCAAGCGCTGATTACTACACTGCTACGACAAGTCACTGCCGCCTCCCATATCACCCTCCTTCCCAATAGCTTTGTCTTTGATTTGTGGCTAGAGTCGGGGCAATGCTGTGGGGTGTGTCTGTTGCGTCAGGGACAGCTTCAGTGGCTGCGCTCGGGTGCAGTCGTTCTCGCCACGGGGGGCGGCGGTCAAGTTTTTGCGCAGACAACGAATCCGCCCTTAAGTACCGGCGATGGTGTGGCAATGGCATGGCGAGCGGGTGCCCATATTCGCGATGTCGAGTTTTTCCAGTTTCATCCCACCGCTCTCGCCGTTGAAGGAGCACCGCGATTTCTGATCAGTGAAGCAGTGCGCGGTGAAGGAGCGCATTTAATCGACAACACAGGTCATCGCTTTGTGGTGGATTACCATCCTGCTGGCGAGCTTGCACCACGGGATATTGTCAGTCGTGCCATTTACCGTCACCTCCAGCAGAGCCATGCCCCCCATGTCTGGTTGGACTTACGACCGATTCCTCGCGATCGCCTGCACTACCGTTTTCCGAAAATCATTGCTGTCTGTCGGCAGTGGGGCATTGACGTTGAGCAGCAACCCATTCCCGTGTCCCCGGCAGCCCATTACTGGATGGGGGGAGTCGTCACCGATTTGCAGGCTAAAACCAGTCTTCCCGGCCTCTATGCCGTTGGCGAAGTTGCCAGTACTGGTGTCCACGGTGCCAATCGCCTTGCTAGTAACTCCCTTTTGGAATGCTTTGTCTTTTCAGCTCAACTCGCACATCTGTACCCTCAGTCCCTTCCTTTGGCGGTGTCCCCTGTTGGTCAGCAAGCCCTTGAAATTGAGCCAGTGAGCTTTCGGCAGTGGCGCCAAGATCTGCGGGAACTCCTGTGGCAAAGTGCTGGCATTTGTCGCGATGCTCCCACCCTGATGGCCGCTCTTTCCCAAGTAAAGGAATGGCGCCAAGAATTGCTGGCTCATCCGATCGCGATCGCCTTTGGTCAACTGTACCCCAATCACTGCTACACCCTCAGCAATGAAGCCACCCAAGCAACCCTTTGGGAATGGGGTGAGCTACGCAATCTCTTGGACATTGCCTATTTAATTCTCAAAAGTGCGCTTTTTCGTGAGGAAAGCCGCGGTGGCCACTATCGCCAAGACTACCCCCAGCCCGATCCCAATTGGCAAATGCACACCCTCATTTGGGGAGAGCACTGGCAAAAAGCGGCGATTCAAGGCGTCCAGAGTAAACTATAG
- the psbU gene encoding photosystem II complex extrinsic protein PsbU: MQRLGRWLALAYFVGVSLLGWINWSAPTLAATTSTEEELVNVVDEKLGTAFGEKIDLNNTNIAAFIQYRGLYPTLAKLIVKNAPYQAVEDVLNIPGLTERQKEILRQNLDHFTVTEVETALVEGGDRYNNGLYK; encoded by the coding sequence ATGCAACGTTTGGGCCGCTGGCTAGCACTGGCTTACTTCGTGGGCGTTAGCCTGTTGGGCTGGATTAACTGGAGTGCCCCAACCTTGGCGGCAACTACATCCACCGAGGAAGAACTGGTCAATGTGGTAGATGAGAAACTCGGCACTGCCTTTGGTGAAAAAATTGACCTCAACAATACCAACATTGCTGCCTTTATTCAATACCGCGGTTTGTACCCAACCCTAGCTAAATTAATCGTTAAAAATGCCCCCTATCAAGCCGTTGAAGATGTCCTGAACATTCCCGGTTTGACGGAGCGGCAAAAGGAAATTCTGCGGCAAAACTTGGATCACTTTACGGTGACTGAGGTGGAAACGGCTCTCGTTGAGGGTGGCGATCGCTATAATAATGGGCTATACAAGTAA